From a single Brassica oleracea var. oleracea cultivar TO1000 chromosome C5, BOL, whole genome shotgun sequence genomic region:
- the LOC106343249 gene encoding glutathione synthetase, chloroplastic-like, whose protein sequence is MAKKSRWFITDHFPSESEWNARLLIEQSSAVKCPSIAYQLAGTKKIQQELAKPGVLERHNVSPQARNFGNRHKFVDFELVYQTSIKQKLNVSLDTYELCQTHILQSLLSYYFQEHGRLCVLMR, encoded by the exons ATGGCCAAGAAGTCTCGGTGGTTTATTACAGATCATTTTCCATCTGAATCA GAATGGAATGCTAGGTTGCTTATAGAGCAGTCCTCAGCAGTCAAATGCCCGTCTATAGCTTATCAGTTAGCTGGCACCAAGAAAATCCAGCAGGAACTTGCAAAACCAGGTGTTCTCGAGAG ACATAATGTAAGTCCACAAGCTCGGAATTTCGGAAACAGACACAAATTCGTAGACTTCGAGCTAGTCTATCAAACATCCATAAAACAAAA ACTTAATGTAAGTCTAGACACCTATGAATTATGCCAAACACACATACTTCAAAGTCTTCTGAGCTATTATTTTCAAGAACATGGCAGACTTTGTGTGCTCATGCGATAA
- the LOC106293478 gene encoding uncharacterized protein LOC106293478, protein MLVKAAASMSQSTFFNVSASSLTSKWVGDTIALRPQCRSLGHYHVWIWRKLSLRQRRHKVAASKYSGLRGSREPDEVQAVIIGVMKLLVSQFIILQSDSIRFSGFMARDEVLDHFYKRSGFKWESFRACNSFTMLCNCFFIENFNGLRLLKSL, encoded by the exons ATGCTTGTCAAGGCAGCTGCTTCCATGTCACAGTCAACATTCTTCAACGTCTCAGCGTCTTCATTGACATCAAAATGG GTGGGTGATACCATTGCCCTCAGGCCTCAGTGCAGGTCCCTAGGCCACTATCACGTTTGGATTTGGAGAAAGCTCTCGCTACGTCAAAGAAGACACAAAGTTGCAGCAAGCAAGTACTCTGGACTGAGAGGGTCAAGGGAACCAGATGAGGTCCAAGCAGTGATAATTGGAGTTATGAAGCTACTAGTCTCTCAGTTCATTATCCTTCAATCAGATTCAATCAGGTTCTCAGGGTTCATGGCTCGTGATGAGGTTCTGGATCATTTTTATAAACGTTCTGGTTTCAAATGGGAAAGTTTTAGAGCTTGCAACAGTTTCACTATGCTCTGTAATTGTTTCTTTATAGAAAATTTTAATGGCTTGAGGCTGCTTAAGAGTCTTTGA